A single window of Phyllostomus discolor isolate MPI-MPIP mPhyDis1 chromosome 13, mPhyDis1.pri.v3, whole genome shotgun sequence DNA harbors:
- the IGSF9B gene encoding protein turtle homolog B isoform X3, with amino-acid sequence MIWYVATLIASVISTRGLAAQAAHGLREEPEFVTARAGESVVLRCDVIHPVTGQPPPYVVEWFKFGVPIPIFIKFGYYPPHVDPEYAGRASLHDKASLRLEQVRSEDQGWYECKVLMLDQQYDTFHNGSWVHLTINAPPTFTETPPQYIEAKEGGSVTMTCTAFGNPKPIVTWLKEGTLLGASGKYQVSDGSLTVTSVSREDRGAYTCRAYSIQGEAVHTTHLLVQGPPFIVSPPENITVNISQDALLTCRAEAYPGNLTYTWYWQDENVYFQNDLKLRVRILIDGTLIIFRVKPEDAGKYTCVPSNSLGRSPSASAYLTVQYPARVLNMPPVIYVPVGIHGYIRCPVDAEPPATVVKWNKDGRPLQVEKNLGWTLMEDGSIRIEEATEEALGTYTCVPYNTLGTMGQSAPARLVLKDPPYFTVLPGWEYRQEAGRELLIPCAAAGDPFPVIKWRKVGKPSRSKHNALPSGSLQFRALSKEDHGEWECIATNVVTSITASTHLTVIGTSPHAPGSVRVQVSMTTANVSWEPGYDGGFEQTFSVWYGPLMKRAQFGPHDWLSLSVPPGPSWLLVDALEPETAYQFSVLAQNKLGTSAFSEVVTVNTLASPITTPEPLVLVTPPRCLTANRTQQGVLLSWLPPANHSFPIDRYVMEFRVGERWEMLDDAIPGTDVEFFAKDLSQDTWYEFRVLAVMQDLISEPSNIAGVSSTDIFPQPDLTDEGLARPVLAGIVATICFLAAAILFSTLAACFVNKQRKRKLKRKKDPPLSITHCRKSLESPLSSGKVSPESVRTLRAPSESSDDQGQPAAKRMLSPTREKELSLYKKTKRAISSKKYSVAKAEAEAEATTPIELISRGPDGRFVMGPSEVEPPVKGRRIEGFPFAEETDMYPEFRQSDEENEDPLVPTSVAALKSQLTPLSSSQESYLPPPAYSPRFQPRGLEGPSGLEGRLQATGQARPPAPRPFQHGQYYGYLSSSSPGEVEPPPFYMPEVGSPLSSVMSSPPLHTEGPFGHPTIPEENGENASNSTLPLTQTPTGGRSPEPWGRPEFPFGGLETPAMMFPHQLHPCDVAESLQPKACLPRGLPPTSLQVPSAYPGMLSLEAPKGWAGKTPGRGPVPVPTATKWQDRPMQPLVSQGQLRHTSQGMGIPVLPYPEPAEPGGHGGPSTFGLDTRWYEPQPRPRPSPRQARRTEPSLHQVVLQPSRLSPLTQSPLSSRTGSPELAARARPRPGLLQQADMSEIALQPPAAVSFSCKSTPSTGSPSQSSRSGSPSYRPTVGFTTVATGYPSPPPGPAGPADNLDVFGQTPSPRRMGEELLRPEPPPPQISSSGKLQTDRQTDKLLRSACLREHTLNSSSWYSSYLGSVVETSLSSAQ; translated from the exons CTCCTCCCACCTTTACAGAAACACCCCCCCAGTACATCGAGGCCAAGGAGGGTGGCAGCGTTACCATGACCTGCACAGCCTTTGGGAACCCCAAGCCTATTGTCACCTGGCTCAAGGAGGGGACACTCCTAGGTGCTAGTGGGAAATACCAG GTGAGTGATGGGAGCCTGACGGTGACATCGGTCAGCCGGGAGGACAGAGGTGCCTACACCTGCCGTGCATACAGCATTCAAGGGGAGGCTGTCCATACCACCCACCTGCTTGTCCAAG ggccgCCCTTCATAGTGTCCCCTCCTGAGAACATCACTGTCAACATATCCCAGGATGCTCTGCTTACCTGCCGGGCAGAAGCGTATCCCGGCAACCTCACTTACACCTGGTACTGGCAGGATGAGAATGTCTACTTTCAGAA TGACCTGAAGCTGAGAGTGAGGATCCTGATCGACGGGACCCTGATCATCTTCCGGGTGAAGCCTGAGGATGCTGGGAAGTACACCTGCGTCCCTAGCAACAGTCTGGGGCGCTCACCGTCGGCCTCAGCCTACCTGACTGTGCAGT ACCCAGCCCGTGTCCTCAACATGCCCCCCGTAATCTACGTGCCCGTGGGGATCCATGGCTATATCCGCTGCCCTGTGGATGCAGAGCCACCGGCCACTGTGGTCAAGTGGAACAAGGATGGCCGCCCCCTGCAGGTTGAGAAG AACCTAGGTTGGACCTTGATGGAGGACGGCTCCATCAGAATCGAGGAGGCCACAGAAGAGGCTCTTGGCACGTACACCTGTGTGCCTTACAATACCTTGGGGACCATGGGCCAGTCTGCTCCCGCGAGGCTAGTCCTGAAG GACCCCCCATATTTTACGGTGCTACCGGGCTGGGAGTACAGGCAGGAGGCTGGCCGGGAGCTTCTCATCCCCTGTGCAGCCGCAGGGGACCCCTTCCCTGTCATCAAGTGGAGAAAG GTAGGGAAGCCTAGCAGAAGCAAGCACAACGCCCTGCCCAGTGGAAGCCTCCAGTTCCGAGCCCTGAGTAAAGAGGACCACGGGGAATGGGAATGCATTGCCACCAATGTGGTCACCAGCATCACTGCCAGTACCCACCTGACCGTCATCG GCACCAGCCCCCATGCCCCAGGCAGTGTCCGGGTCCAGGTCTCCATGACAACTGCCAACGTGTCCTGGGAGCCAGGCTATGATGGAGGATTCGAGCAGACATTCTCAGTTTGGTACGGACCTCT GATGAAGCGGGCACAGTTCGGACCCCACGACTGGCTGTCTCTGTCAGTGCCTCCAGGACCCAGCTGGCTGCTGGTGGACGCCCTGGAGCCTGAGACAGCATATCAGTTCAGCGTCCTGGCACAGAACAAGCTGGGAACCAGCGCCTTCAGTGAGGTGGTCACTGTGAACACTTTAG CATCCCCCATCACTACTCCAGAACCCCTGGTGCTGGTTACCCCACCACGGTGCCTCACAGCCAATCGGACCCAGCAGGGCGTGCTCCTGTCCTGGCTCCCTCCTGCCAACCACAGCTTTCCCATTGACCGCTACGTCATGGAGTTCCGTGTCGGAGAGCGCTGGGAGATGTTAGATGATGCCATCCCAGGCACTGATGTAGAATTCTTTGCCAAGGATCTGTCACAG GACACCTGGTATGAGTTCCGGGTTTTGGCCGTCATGCAGGATCTGATCAGCGAGCCCAGCAACATCGCCGGAGTCTCCAGCACAG acATCTTCCCGCAGCCGGACCTGACCGACGAAGGGTTAGCGCGCCCTGTGCTGGCTGGAATCGTAGCTACCATCTGCTTCTTGGCAGCTGCCATCCTGTTCAGCACTCTGGCTGCCTGCTTTGTCAACAAGCAGCGCAAGCGTAAGCTCAAGCGCAAAAAAG aCCCTCCACTCTCCATCACTCACTGCAGGAAGAGCCTGGAGTCTCC CCTGTCCTCTGGCAAGGTGAGCCCAGAGAGCGTCCGGACGCTACGGGCCCCGTCAGAATCCTCTGACGACCAGGGCCAGCCGGCAGCCAAGAGAATGCTGAGTCCCACCCGGGAGAAGGAGCTGTCCTTGTACAAGAAGACCAAGAGGGCCATCAGCAGCAAGAAGTATAGTGTGGCCAAGGccgaggctgaggctgaggccaCCACGCCCATCGAGCTCATCAGCAGAGGCCCCGACGGCCGCTTTGTGATGGGTCCCTCCGAGGTGGAGCCCCCGGTGAAGGGCAGGCGCATCGAGGGCTTTCCCTTCGCGGAGGAGACGGACATGTACCCTGAGTTCCGCCAGTCTGATGAGGAGAATGAGGACCCACTTGTGCCCACATCTGTGGCTGCCCTGAAGTCCCAGCTGACCCCTCTGTCATCCAGCCAGGAGTCCTACCTGCCACCACCAGCATACAGCCCTCGGTTCCAGCCCCGTGGGCTGGAGGGCCCCAGCGGCCTGGAAGGCCGGCTCCAGGCCaccggccaggccaggccccctgccccccggccctTCCAGCACGGCCAGTATTACGGGtacctcagcagcagcagccccggggaAGTGGAGCCGCCGCCCTTCTACATGCCGGAAGTGGGCAGCCCCCTGAGCTCTGTCATGTCCTCCCCGCCCCTGCACACTGAGGGGCCTTTTGGCCACCCCACCATCCCtgaggaaaatggagagaatgcTTCCAACAGCACGCTGCCCTTGACTCAGACACCCACAGGCGGGCGCTCCCCTGAGCCCTGGGGTCGTCCAGAATTCCCCTTTGGGGGTCTGGAGACCCCAGCCATGATGTTCCCACACCAGCTGCACCCCTGTGATGTAGCCGAGAGTCTGCAGCCCAAGGCCTGCCTCCCCCGAggactgccccccacctccctgcaggtGCCCTCAGCCTACCCGGGCATGCTATCTCTAGAGGCGCCAAAGGGCTGGGCAGGCAAGACGCCGGGCAGGGGCCCTGTGCCAGTGCCCACCGCCACCAAGTGGCAGGACAGACCTATGCAACCTCTGGTGAGCCAAGGGCAGCTAAGACATACCAGCCAAGGTATGGGCATACCCGTGTTGCCTTACCCCGAGCCAGCTGAGCCGGGGGGACACGGTGGCCCCAGCACATTTGGCCTGGACACCCGGTGGTAtgagccccagccccggccccggcccagcccccggCAGGCCAGGCGCACCGAGCCCAGTTTACATCAAGTGGTGCTACAGCCCTCCCGGCTCTCACCTCTGACCCAAAGCCCCCTCAGCTCCCGCACTGGCTCTCCTGAGCTTGCTGCCCGGGCCCGGCCTCGCCCTGGCCTCCTGCAGCAGGCTGATATGTCAGAGATCGCCCTACAGCCGCCGGCCGCTGTCAGCTTCTCTTGCAAGTCCACGCCGTCCACGGGCTCCCCGTCCCAGAGCAGCCGTAGCGGGAGCCCCAGCTACCGGCCCACTGTGGGCTTCACCACTGTGGCCACAGGctacccctcccctcctccaggccctgcagggcctgCGGACAACCTGGATGTGTTTGGACAGACGCCTTCCCCTCGAAGGATGGGGGAGGAGCTGCTCAGACCAGAGCCCCCCCCACCACAGATTTCTTCTTCAGG GAagctgcagacagacagacagacagacaagctCCTGCGATCAGCCTGCCTGAGAGAGCACACTCTAAACAGTAGCAGCTGGTATTCCAG CTATCTGGGCAGTGTTGTCGAGACAAGCCTCTCCTCAGCTCAATAG